In the genome of Myxococcus stipitatus, one region contains:
- a CDS encoding histidinol-phosphate transaminase — protein MSHFLPTRRALLAGAAATTAGLALRPELSLAASASTPRRSPNEDPVRLFSNENRYGPCEGALRAMRESLHLASRYASLDSIDTLKRLIAEQEGLAPDHVVLTSGAFEALTLIANKFGTGGGGVVCSERVYDVLPVYAAQAGGKVDRVPLDASQTHDLDAMEARVGESTRLVAVCNPSNPTGTIVDAAKLRAFCDKVSAKATVLVDEVYIHYLESPASQSMVDLVRAGKNVLITRSFSKIYGLAGMRVGYALGQPALIKQLHLMRASLLSSVSTVAAIASLQDPAFVTRMRKLNNEARKVTTAALDDVGLKYVPGHANFLWIPLSAKQLDLPARFAPHGIHLRANPREAIAADVSALRLTLGTVEEMRTFGTLLRSMLKS, from the coding sequence GTGTCCCACTTCCTTCCCACCCGCCGGGCCCTCCTCGCGGGTGCCGCCGCCACCACCGCAGGACTCGCGCTCCGGCCGGAGCTCTCACTCGCCGCCTCCGCCTCCACCCCGCGGCGGTCGCCGAACGAGGACCCCGTCCGACTCTTCTCCAATGAGAATCGCTACGGGCCCTGCGAGGGCGCCCTGCGCGCGATGCGCGAGTCCCTCCACCTGGCCAGCCGCTACGCGTCCCTGGACAGCATCGACACGCTGAAGCGGCTCATCGCCGAGCAGGAGGGCCTGGCGCCCGACCACGTGGTGCTCACCTCCGGCGCCTTCGAGGCCCTGACGCTCATCGCGAACAAGTTCGGCACGGGCGGCGGGGGCGTCGTGTGCTCGGAGCGCGTCTACGACGTCCTCCCCGTCTACGCCGCGCAGGCGGGGGGCAAGGTGGACCGGGTTCCGCTCGATGCGTCCCAGACGCATGACCTGGACGCCATGGAGGCCCGCGTGGGCGAGAGCACCCGGCTGGTGGCCGTGTGCAACCCCAGCAACCCCACCGGCACCATCGTGGACGCCGCGAAGCTGCGCGCCTTCTGCGACAAGGTCTCCGCCAAGGCCACCGTGCTGGTGGACGAGGTCTACATCCACTACCTGGAGTCCCCTGCCAGCCAGTCCATGGTGGACCTGGTGCGCGCGGGGAAGAACGTCCTCATCACCCGCTCGTTCTCCAAAATCTATGGCCTGGCGGGCATGCGCGTGGGGTACGCGCTGGGCCAGCCCGCGCTCATCAAGCAGCTGCACCTGATGCGCGCATCCCTGCTCAGCTCCGTCTCCACCGTGGCGGCCATCGCCAGCCTCCAGGACCCGGCCTTCGTCACGCGCATGCGCAAGCTCAACAACGAGGCGCGGAAGGTGACCACGGCCGCGCTGGACGACGTGGGACTGAAGTACGTCCCCGGCCACGCCAACTTCCTCTGGATTCCGCTGAGCGCGAAGCAGCTCGACCTGCCCGCGCGCTTCGCGCCCCATGGCATCCACCTGCGGGCCAACCCGCGCGAGGCCATCGCCGCGGACGTGTCCGCGCTCCGGCTGACGCTGGGCACCGTGGAGGAGATGCGCACGTTCGGCACCCTGCTCCGCTCCATGCTGAAGAGCTGA
- a CDS encoding LytTR family DNA-binding domain-containing protein: MSTPLRALLVDDERLSRRELRELLAPFPHVKVVGEADSVTSALARIEELQPELLFLDVQMPGEGGFDLLARLPEHPFEVIFVTAYDAHALRAFEVNALDYLLKPVHPDRLARTLARLTEKASGGPAPAQAPSRHKLAESDLLFLEDGAKSRFVRVDHIVCLRGAGDYVELVTSDGRHSLSPRPLKDWEQRLPERSFARLHRSALVNLSFVERVDKSLSGGGEVFVRGLEEPLPLSRSHAAALRERFG; the protein is encoded by the coding sequence GTGAGCACTCCGCTGCGGGCCCTGTTGGTGGATGACGAGCGGCTCTCCCGGAGGGAGCTGCGCGAATTGCTCGCGCCCTTCCCCCACGTGAAGGTGGTGGGCGAGGCCGACAGCGTGACGTCCGCACTCGCGCGCATCGAGGAACTCCAGCCCGAGCTCCTCTTCCTCGATGTGCAGATGCCGGGAGAAGGCGGGTTCGACCTGCTCGCCCGGCTCCCCGAGCACCCGTTCGAGGTCATCTTCGTGACGGCCTACGACGCACACGCCCTGCGCGCGTTCGAGGTCAACGCGCTGGACTACCTGCTCAAGCCCGTGCATCCCGACCGGCTCGCGAGGACGCTGGCCCGGCTCACGGAGAAGGCGTCCGGCGGTCCCGCCCCCGCGCAAGCACCCAGCCGCCACAAGCTGGCGGAGAGCGACCTGCTGTTCCTCGAGGACGGCGCGAAGTCGCGCTTCGTGCGGGTGGACCACATCGTGTGCCTGCGAGGCGCGGGCGACTACGTGGAGCTGGTCACCTCGGATGGCCGGCACAGCCTGTCACCGCGCCCCCTGAAGGACTGGGAGCAGCGGCTTCCGGAGCGCAGCTTCGCGCGCCTGCACCGCTCCGCGCTGGTCAACCTGTCCTTCGTGGAGCGCGTGGACAAGAGCCTGAGCGGAGGCGGTGAGGTCTTCGTGCGCGGACTCGAGGAACCGCTGCCGCTGAGTCGCAGCCACGCGGCGGCGCTGCGCGAGCGGTTCGGCTAG
- a CDS encoding VOC family protein — translation MTLKLSITHLSVDNPEQALAFYRDVLGLDLVGDVSRGPFRWLTLSCPSQPDVKLVLSQPHAGRDEEDGNALARLLAKGTLGGVIFSSTNLEATFDKLRAAKVDIVQEPKDQPWGVRDCAVRDPAGNMIRINQV, via the coding sequence ATGACCTTGAAACTCTCCATCACGCATCTCTCCGTTGACAATCCCGAGCAGGCGCTGGCGTTCTACCGGGACGTCCTGGGACTGGACCTCGTGGGCGACGTCTCCCGAGGCCCCTTCCGCTGGCTCACGCTGTCTTGTCCCTCTCAGCCAGACGTCAAGCTCGTGCTGAGCCAGCCCCATGCCGGCCGGGACGAAGAGGACGGCAATGCCCTGGCTCGACTGCTGGCCAAGGGGACGCTGGGCGGCGTCATCTTCAGCAGCACGAACCTGGAGGCGACGTTCGACAAGCTGCGCGCCGCGAAGGTGGACATCGTGCAGGAGCCCAAGGACCAGCCCTGGGGTGTCCGGGACTGCGCCGTGCGCGACCCCGCTGGCAACATGATTCGCATCAACCAGGTCTGA
- a CDS encoding sensor histidine kinase, translating into MKHRPAPSPTFWTLQFGGWGLYALLLIITFLPVHAGEGKALSMVLAKGVRAVFGLGLTSVMRLAYQRLFPGTFQRQAIWALATSALVGVAWMVLAEVWAVLLYPTYNWQGNRLMLPRSALDYAVTLLGWSGLYFGIKHARAWQSERERALRADTLAQEARLASLRHQMHPHFLFNALTSVRALIGEDPVRARRMVTEMADFLRFSLQKGDFPHVPLEEELSMVRSYLSIESVRFEEKLDVSLTVMPGTERLTVPAFLIQPLVDNAVKHGLASGILPVRVRIQVTRAQDLLRIQVDNTGTWAPRTRELGPPGTGTGLRNVRERLTQLFAERAKLESSESDGWVHTVVELPAMEWTPVLSTEAA; encoded by the coding sequence ATGAAACACCGCCCGGCCCCCTCGCCCACCTTCTGGACCCTCCAATTCGGGGGATGGGGCCTCTACGCCTTGCTGCTCATCATCACCTTCCTCCCCGTGCACGCCGGGGAAGGCAAGGCGCTGTCCATGGTGTTGGCCAAGGGCGTGCGCGCGGTGTTCGGCCTGGGCCTCACCAGTGTGATGCGGCTGGCGTATCAGCGCCTGTTCCCGGGCACGTTCCAGCGGCAGGCCATCTGGGCCCTGGCCACCAGCGCCCTGGTGGGGGTCGCCTGGATGGTCCTGGCGGAGGTGTGGGCGGTGCTGCTGTATCCCACGTACAACTGGCAGGGGAACCGCTTGATGCTCCCCCGGTCCGCGCTCGACTACGCCGTGACGCTCCTGGGCTGGAGCGGGCTGTACTTCGGCATCAAGCACGCGCGGGCGTGGCAGAGCGAGCGGGAGCGGGCCCTGCGCGCGGACACCCTCGCGCAGGAGGCACGGCTCGCCTCGCTGCGCCACCAGATGCACCCGCACTTCCTCTTCAACGCGCTCACGTCCGTGCGAGCCCTCATCGGCGAGGACCCCGTCCGCGCGCGGCGCATGGTGACGGAGATGGCGGACTTCCTGCGCTTCTCGCTCCAGAAGGGGGACTTTCCGCACGTCCCGCTGGAGGAAGAGCTGTCCATGGTGCGCAGCTACCTGAGCATCGAGTCGGTGCGCTTCGAGGAGAAGCTGGACGTGAGCCTGACGGTGATGCCGGGCACGGAGCGGCTCACCGTGCCCGCCTTCCTCATCCAGCCGCTGGTGGACAACGCGGTGAAGCACGGCCTGGCCTCCGGGATTCTGCCGGTGCGGGTGCGCATCCAGGTGACGCGGGCGCAGGACCTGCTGCGCATCCAGGTGGACAACACGGGCACGTGGGCGCCGCGCACGCGAGAGCTCGGGCCCCCGGGCACCGGCACCGGCCTGCGCAACGTGCGCGAGCGGCTCACCCAGCTCTTCGCGGAGCGCGCGAAGCTGGAGTCCTCGGAGTCCGACGGCTGGGTGCACACCGTGGTGGAGCTCCCCGCCATGGAATGGACACCGGTCCTCTCCACGGAGGCCGCGTGA
- a CDS encoding alpha/beta hydrolase — protein sequence MAGIASIQRNAAEAARRRIEAARVVTEKAVDKVKDVAQKPLRTLTAFEGPKKVGGEKLTGEKTQAVSGALDGAPSDPKARAGWWKGLSPTEQMQAISADPKKVGSMDGLPASVRDSANRVQLKNEITQLNAEAKQAKADYLANMSLGDKLRDALRPGSAKNDPPEKFLSQEKQHQLENANAVQKQLERTAKEAGSAQLLVYDSSFVKGEGRAAIVAGNLDTARHVSVSVPGLNSDVRGYMDNITSDALRLHKAAGTQRGEVATVAWMGYDAPGFQNVASDNAAENGAKLLASDVAGIRASREGNQPHVTVIGHSYGSTTASIAADKNNLQADDLVLIGSPGAGSAKSVKDYEPQLANGHVWSGSASRDVVSWLNGSNLPGDPLGQDPSEDKFGAKRFTAEAADRGDKSNMGDHSKYYKEGSESLANLADIVTGNYGGVDRAEHRYGKHDWFKGNRVIDPEGNRAVS from the coding sequence ATGGCCGGAATCGCATCCATCCAGCGCAACGCAGCCGAAGCTGCCCGTCGTCGCATCGAAGCCGCGAGGGTCGTCACCGAGAAGGCCGTCGACAAGGTGAAGGACGTCGCGCAGAAGCCGCTCCGGACGCTGACCGCCTTCGAGGGGCCGAAGAAGGTGGGCGGGGAGAAGCTCACAGGGGAGAAGACCCAGGCGGTCTCCGGCGCGCTGGACGGAGCGCCCTCGGACCCGAAGGCGCGCGCGGGGTGGTGGAAGGGCCTGTCCCCGACGGAGCAGATGCAGGCCATCAGCGCGGACCCCAAGAAGGTCGGCTCCATGGATGGACTGCCGGCCTCCGTGCGTGACAGCGCGAACCGCGTGCAGCTGAAGAATGAAATCACCCAGCTCAACGCCGAGGCGAAGCAGGCCAAGGCGGACTACCTGGCCAACATGTCGCTGGGCGACAAGCTCCGGGATGCGCTGCGCCCCGGCAGCGCCAAGAACGACCCGCCCGAGAAGTTCCTCTCCCAGGAGAAGCAGCACCAGCTGGAGAACGCGAACGCGGTCCAGAAGCAGCTGGAGCGCACGGCGAAGGAGGCGGGCTCCGCGCAGCTGCTCGTCTATGACTCCTCCTTCGTGAAGGGCGAGGGCCGCGCGGCCATCGTCGCGGGCAACCTGGACACGGCCAGGCACGTCTCCGTCAGCGTGCCGGGGTTGAACTCGGACGTCCGGGGCTACATGGACAACATCACCAGCGACGCGCTGCGGCTGCACAAGGCCGCGGGCACGCAGCGCGGTGAGGTCGCCACCGTCGCCTGGATGGGCTACGACGCGCCGGGCTTCCAGAACGTGGCCTCCGACAACGCCGCGGAGAATGGAGCCAAGCTGCTGGCCTCGGACGTGGCCGGCATCCGCGCCAGCCGTGAAGGCAACCAGCCCCACGTGACGGTCATCGGCCACAGCTACGGCAGCACCACGGCCTCCATCGCGGCGGACAAGAACAACCTCCAGGCGGATGACCTGGTCCTCATCGGCAGCCCGGGCGCGGGCAGCGCGAAGTCCGTGAAGGACTACGAGCCGCAGCTGGCCAACGGGCATGTCTGGTCGGGCTCGGCCAGCCGGGACGTCGTCTCCTGGCTGAACGGCAGCAACCTGCCGGGGGACCCGCTGGGCCAGGACCCCAGCGAGGACAAGTTCGGCGCGAAGCGCTTCACCGCCGAGGCCGCGGACCGGGGCGACAAGAGCAACATGGGAGACCACTCGAAGTATTACAAAGAGGGCTCCGAGTCCCTGGCGAACCTGGCCGACATCGTCACCGGGAACTACGGCGGCGTGGACCGCGCCGAGCACCGCTACGGGAAGCACGACTGGTTCAAGGGCAACCGGGTCATCGACCCCGAGGGCAACCGCGCCGTCTCCTGA